A single region of the Nocardioides sp. W7 genome encodes:
- a CDS encoding SRPBCC family protein: MPQVTAETWVPVPPETAFAVSQTTGAVRLSWDPFIRHQHLLDAERPDTGVHTFTRARVGPSMVSRYVSYRPPTSVGMTMEKGPWFFASFGGGWRFTPEERDGVAGTRTVWKYTWSGRPAWLAPVADRVGRWLLGREIRARIAAFARACADDRVLASVRDR, from the coding sequence ATGCCACAGGTGACTGCCGAGACGTGGGTGCCGGTCCCGCCCGAGACGGCGTTCGCGGTGTCCCAGACCACCGGCGCGGTCCGGCTCTCGTGGGACCCGTTCATCCGCCACCAGCACCTCCTGGACGCCGAGCGCCCCGACACGGGCGTGCACACCTTCACCCGAGCACGGGTCGGCCCGTCGATGGTCAGCAGGTACGTCTCCTACCGTCCGCCCACCTCGGTCGGCATGACGATGGAGAAGGGCCCGTGGTTCTTCGCCTCCTTCGGCGGCGGCTGGCGGTTCACCCCCGAGGAGCGCGACGGCGTCGCCGGCACCCGCACGGTCTGGAAGTACACATGGTCGGGACGGCCCGCCTGGCTCGCCCCGGTCGCGGACCGGGTCGGCCGCTGGCTGCTGGGCCGCGAGATCCGCGCCCGGATCGCCGCCTTCGCCCGGGCCTGCGCGGACGACCGGGTGCTGGCCTCGGTCAGGGACCGCTGA
- a CDS encoding SDR family NAD(P)-dependent oxidoreductase, with translation MAISHLLDTALDRSVVLGYTRLGSRLRRRWWPADPAPGSMVGRRVLVTGATSGIGEAMAGSFAALGATVHVLGRNAEKLAGVARELRVAHPTTEIVEEICDVGDLEAVRAWGEAFADRVPGLDGLVHNAGTVTETRTESPQGHELQLAVHVLGPHLMTELLLDALTASRGMVVWMSTGGMYGAGLESTPDGIEYRDGDYRGLQAYARTKRMQVVLADAWARRYDGTDVRVESMHPGWVETPGVATHLPTFRKLTRPVLRTAEDGADTAVWLIATRPESGPGHFWHDRVQRPTTFGWQREEDPAAVAAFLEYVAVSTETPPDWD, from the coding sequence ATGGCGATCTCCCACCTCCTCGACACGGCGCTGGACCGCTCCGTCGTGCTCGGCTACACGCGACTCGGCTCACGGCTGCGCCGGCGGTGGTGGCCGGCCGACCCCGCGCCCGGCTCGATGGTCGGCAGGCGGGTCCTGGTCACCGGCGCGACCTCCGGGATCGGGGAGGCGATGGCGGGCTCGTTCGCCGCTCTGGGGGCCACGGTGCACGTGCTGGGCCGCAACGCCGAGAAGCTCGCGGGGGTCGCGCGCGAGCTCCGGGTCGCCCATCCCACCACCGAGATCGTCGAGGAGATCTGCGACGTCGGCGACCTGGAGGCGGTCCGGGCCTGGGGCGAGGCCTTCGCCGACCGGGTGCCGGGGCTCGACGGGCTCGTCCACAACGCCGGCACGGTGACCGAGACGCGCACCGAGAGTCCGCAGGGTCACGAGCTCCAGCTCGCCGTCCACGTCCTCGGCCCGCACCTGATGACCGAGCTGCTGCTGGACGCGCTCACCGCCAGCCGCGGGATGGTCGTGTGGATGTCGACGGGCGGGATGTACGGCGCCGGCCTGGAGTCCACACCGGACGGGATCGAGTACCGCGACGGCGACTACCGCGGCCTGCAGGCGTACGCCCGGACCAAGCGGATGCAGGTCGTGCTGGCCGACGCGTGGGCCCGGCGGTACGACGGCACCGACGTCCGCGTCGAGAGCATGCACCCGGGCTGGGTCGAGACGCCCGGGGTCGCCACCCACCTGCCCACCTTCCGCAAGCTCACCCGACCGGTGCTGCGCACCGCCGAGGACGGCGCCGACACCGCCGTCTGGCTGATCGCCACCCGCCCGGAGTCGGGGCCCGGGCACTTCTGGCACGACCGGGTCCAGCGGCCCACCACCTTCGGCTGGCAGCGCGAGGAGGACCCCGCCGCGGTGGCGGCGTTCCTCGAGTACGTCGCGGTCAGCACCGAGACGCCCCCCGACTGGGACTGA